A genome region from Bufo gargarizans isolate SCDJY-AF-19 chromosome 2, ASM1485885v1, whole genome shotgun sequence includes the following:
- the LOC122925594 gene encoding 1-phosphatidylinositol phosphodiesterase-like — MDRTVILLLYALVIGVLGDQTPAFDRTEAPSVTWPNWMSHLPDHLPLSALAIPGTHDTMAFFGGPLAECQSWSLKNQYDSGIRFLDIRCRHYQDGLPIFHGVSYQRTDFFQVLLDTVNFLTEHPSETILMRVKEEYEPYQNTRSFYQSVSEVLNQIGAHWFLQSNSLPTLGEARGKVVILQDFSSKGEGPDFGPPYPGPMSISDAYQVSDDSVKWAEVERHLTVAQNGDPERAYLTYCSGVHWLLYTPESLARKINPRVLDYLNLKTPLGSRRRSVGVVIMDFPGAELAKQIVLDNWV, encoded by the exons ATGGATCGCACTGTAATATTGCTGCTGTATGCTTTG GTTATTGGGGTTTTAGGAGACCAGACTCCAGCCTTTGATCGTACAGAAGCACCATCAGTCACCTGGCCAAACTGGATGTCTCATCTTCCTGACCACCTGCCACTATCAGCCTTAGCCATACCAGGAACCCATGACACAATGGCTTTTTTTGGAGGTCCCCTTGCTGAATGTCAAAGCTGGAGTCTAAAAAACCAATATGATTCTGGAATTAGATTTTTGGACATCAGATGTCGTCATTACCAAGATGGGTTgcctatttttcatggtgtgtcCTACCAGCGTACCGATTTCTTCCAGGTTCTCTTGGATACTGTTAACTTTCTAACAGAGCACCCAAGTGAGACAATTTTGATGAGAGTGAAGGAAGAGTATGAACCATATCAAAACACCAGGAGTTTTTACCAGAGTGTTTCCGAGGTTTTGAACCAGATTGGAGCGCACTGGTTCCTTCAGTCAAATAGCCTTCCAACATTAGGCGAAGCCAGAGGGAAAGTGGTAATCCTACAAGATTTCTCATCGAAAGGTGAAGGTCCAGATTTTGGTCCTCCATACCCTGGACCAATGAGCATTTCAGATGCTTATCAAGTTAGTGATGACTCCGTGAAATGGGCTGAAGTTGAGAGGCATCTAACAGTTGCTCAAAATGGGGATCCTGAAAGAGCTTACTTGACATACTGCTCAGGAGTCCACTGGCTTCTTTACACCCCAGAGTCTCTGGCTCGTAAGATCAACCCAAGAGTTCTTGACTATCTTAACCTTAAGACACCATTGGGCAGCAGAAGGAGATCAGTTGGTGTGGTTATTATGGATTTTCCGGGAGCTGAACTGGCGAAACAAATTGTTTTAGATAATTGGGTGTAA